Genomic DNA from Pungitius pungitius chromosome 12, fPunPun2.1, whole genome shotgun sequence:
GACCTGTCGGTCCAGTGGAAGGTGGACAGCCTCATCGACTGGATCGAGGAGCCCATCTGTTACGGGGTGTTTTTCACGGCTCCCAGGCAGTGTGAGGAGAAGCTCAACCTGGTCCTCTACAGTGAGTTAACTCGttgttgaataataataatacgctTTTTCTGGTTGCATCGTGCACCTGTAAATTGGTCTAAAATGTTCCGAAATAACAGTTCAAGGTTACATTATTGGTCTAAATATAAAGGGATAGTTCAACCCGACTATAAAAAGTAAACTTCGCTCTGAAACCACAGGGCGGTGATTTGTCTCTGGGAAGTAGGTCAGTAAACACATCAACAGTACcccctgaaatgagtttgacaccactgGTTTAGACCATCCGGGTTCCGACGGCGGTAAACCCTAATGAGTCCCGGATCCAAGATCGGGAACGAAGCACCCAGAAaccctcccagtccaccaggtactgatacccccctccccccaatggCGCACATCCAGGAGGCGCTTGACCGTGTAGATGGGTCCCCCCCTCgacaagacgggggggggggggttcatgggGCTGGAGACAACTGGCTTAAGGAGGGAGACATGGAATACTGGCTGAATCCTCATGGAGCGAGGCAACTGCATTTTGACAGAGACTGGGTTGATGATGGAGATGATGCGGAAGGGATCGATATATCTGGGGGAGAGCTTCCTTGACTCGGTGCATAGGGGGATGTCCCTGGACGAATCCAAACAGACTGGCCAATGCGGTAGGCAGGGGCGGGTGCACGTCGTCGATCTGCCACCATCTGCAAAGCAAGCAAAGACCCGCCTACAGCGACGGGCATTGCTAAGGACGGATGGTACAGCAACCTCAACCTCCTGGCTGGGGAACAGGGGAGGCTGAGGCCTCAAATGGGGACTGTCCAGTACCCGTTGACGTGTGGGAATTGTCGGCGTACTCGACCCACGGGAGGTGACGGCTCCACGAGGAGGGATTGGTACCGATCACACACCTGAGGATGGCCTCAAGCTTCTGGTTCAGCCTCTTTGTCTGACCGTTAGTTTgggggttggaatcccgaagaGAGGCCGGCCATGGCGGCGAGGGTGTGACCGAACTCCTTCCAAAGCTGGGACGAGAACTGCGGAAACCCGTCCGTGACCACGAACGTTGGGGCACAGAGAGTGGTCGCCGCAATCACATCCGGGGTCGGTGGGACAACTTCTTGCGGGCACGCATAGTGCCAGCACAGGGTGTCCTCCTCAAGGGATGACCAACAAAAGTTGCGGCGAAGCCAGTGTACAGTCCGTGAGATGCCGGGATGACCAGAGAGGCGGGGCTCATGGGCCCACCAGGAACAACCCCCCCCGTTGTGGTCAGGTTGGGTGTTCTGGGCCTTGCGTACCACCCTCTCGATCTTCCAGCTAAAAGCCCCAAGAACGCACAAGGCGGGAAGGATGGTGTCAGGAGTTGAGTCACTCTCCTCTGGGGCAGAGGGCGTCCGGCTTGGTGTTCTTGTCTCCCGGCCAATAAGTGATCGTGAAATTAAAATGGACCAGCGGGCACGGCGTGAGTTGAGACGTCGGGCCGTATGGATATATTCCAAATTCCGGTGGTCGGTCCATAAAACAAAGGGGGGCATCACTCCCCTCAACCAGGgcctccactcctccagggcTAACTTGGACTGCCAGCGGTTGCCCAGGTCAGAGTTCCTCTCCGCCAGGGAAAGTCTGCGGGAGAAGAAAGCACAATGATGGAGTTTAGAGTCGGAAGAATAGTATGGCTCCGACGCCGATGTCTGAGGCGTAAACCTCGACGACAAACTGGTTGGTCTTGTCTGGATGAACCAGGGTTGGGGGCGAGACGAAGCGTTCTTGAAAAAGCCATCTTCCGCTGGGGTCCATGAAAAAGGTATCTTGGAGGAGGTGAGTTGTGTCAGTGGTGCTGCTATTCGGCTGTAGTCCCAGATGAATCGCTGATAGAAATCAGTATATCCCAGAAACTGCTGTAGCTTCTTTCGTGAGGCGGGTACTGGCCATTCAGTGAAGGTGAAGATGAGGGCTGTATGATATGCCCGTGATATATATTTCTCCATGGATTCGCACTCTGGAGAGAGATTAAATAGCTGGCTCGCCCAATCAATCTGTGGATTATGATCCATGAGCCAGGGAAGGCCCAACACCAGCGGTGTTTGAGGGGAAGGGAAAACGTTGAACTGGGTCTTCTGACTGTGATTCTCAGTAGGGAGATGGGTTGAGTcaggtgtgttttttctgcCAGTGAACTACCGTCCAGTGCGCTAACCAGCTGAGCCCGTTCTAATACTTCCACGGGGATGCCTTTACTCTTAATAAAAGTTGTGTCCAAAAAGTTCTGTTCAGCCCTTGAGTCAATGAAATGAGTGCGGACAGGTGCACAGGCCCAGAAAGATACAGGGTGACAGGAAACAAGGATTGAGGCTTGGAATGAGGCATTTTCCCTGAATCGCTTGCCAGCAACCTCTGCTCTTACTGGCAATCTCCCTTTTGGTCGAACAGGACAGATGGCCATGCGGTGTCCCAACTGCCCACAGTAAAGACAGCTTCCGGAGCGAAAACACCCCTGGAGAGAGATGGGTCCCGCACAGCTGCATCGGCTCCTTTGGCTCCAAAAGGGGAGGTGCTGAGGTGGGGCGCTCCATCAAAAGGCACTTGTGAGGGGACAAAAGATTCACCGATGCTGGATAAGTCCTCAGGAACCGGCTCTGGGGGAGGTTAACGGTAAAGCGTCAGGTCTTCATCCTTCCAATCTCTGCTATCTTGGCCCATAGGGAATGCTGGGAGTCCCGTAGCTCTCGCAGCACCTGCTGGTGTTGCCTGAGAAGAACGCCATGGCTGGAAATCGCCCTCTGCAGGCGGTCCTCAGAAGGGGATGCTGCTGCGTCCATTATTGGTCAGTCCGTTCTGTTGGTGGGGTATAGTTGGTGGACCCAAATGCTCACAGCCGTTCGATTTTTAGCCAATGCTTTTCTTTCCCATACAACATGGGGAgttaacaagaaaaacaaaagaccaACAAAAGACAAAGCGAGGCAAATAGTAATAACAGAAAGCGCCCCTCAGGCTCAACTGGAGTCGAGAGGGAAACTTCACCAATGTCTTGCAGTCAGGGGGGGATAGGGCAGGGTTCCGGTGTGGAAACCCGAGCTCCGAGCACCGTACACAGAGTCCGATTAAAACGGGTCACGTGCACTCTGTGGTACTGCGCGGGTCTGACactgcaagtaaaaaaaaaacaaatcatgcaAACTGGTAAGCTACGTCTGATAGACAAAACAACGGAGTCCAGAGGGACATCAGACAATTGTACAGTCCATGTCCCTCAAAACACGGACTGTTCCTGACTGTGGGACTGTGTGTACATTATAAAACCCCAAAATTGAATTTAAGAGATCCAGCTACCTGAGTCAGTATCAGGCCAGCTGTCCGTATCAGCACCTGTTCACCTCCTAGTTTTAAATCGAATGGAAGACTCGCATTAAACTGACTTGATGTGAACTGTGTGTATTATTCACTCAGAGACCCCAGATAGCGTCTCCATCCGGCCTGTGGACCACAACGGGCCCATGGTGGCGGGCAAAGAGTACCAGCTGCTCTGTGAGGTTCAGAACATTGCTCCGGTCCAGTACCTCACCCTGAGGTGGTACAAGGGCCAGGCTGAGGTTTACAACCACTCCTTCGCCGATCTCACGTCTTCCTCGCCCGTCCAAGTGTCCTCCGTCCTCATGGTCACGCCGACCAAAGACGAGAACGGAGCCCAGTACAGGTGCGTGGCGGAGCTGGAGCTCGGACCGGAGGGACCCCAACCACCTCCGTCCGTGACCTCAGAGCCTCTCAATGCCTCGGTCTACTGTAAGTCATCAAGCTAatccaacaaaataaaaagagttcTCATATGTTCAGGATATTCATTCGGGTGCATCTAACACCTGTGGTGTTTGCCGTAGTTCCCCCGACGTTCCTCAGTCCCGAACCCGAGGTTGTGGACCTTGTAGCTGGTGCTGAGCTGACCTTGAACTGCACCGCCAGTGGAAACCCCACACCTGTGTACAGCTGGCAATCCTCCAATCCCCTctgggagaggatggaggaggaagcggcGCTCAGCTCCTCCTCACTGCTCCCCGGGACCTACACCTGCACCGCCTCCAACACACTGGAGAAGAAGAGCAAGCAGTTCATTGTCAAAGCCAAGACCAAAGGTAAAAAAAGAGGATTCTGAAGTGCACATGTTGTTTCCTTACAATATATCCTAATCTtctgctttgtgtttgaaaCCAGGGGTTTGAAACTAGACATCTTGAGATTGGATCAGATGACCACATTGGACATAAGAGGAGATTCGAACTAAGTGGATTTTACTGCTTCCACTTTGGAGACGGAAATGAAAAAGCATTCACGACTCAACAGAAATTTATGAGGTTCTTGCTATCAGAGAGaataaaatccaatttaaacaatataaatctatatatatatttgaacatACTATGTCTGGTAACTGTAGTTTACTTTGTCAGTATTTCAACATTCTGATAGATTGGTGGTGTTGTTCTCTTTTTATGCTTCCCTTGTGACATCCTGTTCCTGTAAATGTCCCGTTGCGGGCctaataaaggattatcttatctTAGATCTTTTAACATTCATTTAGCTACACTTGAATTAGCAATGATGACTATATTATCTTCTATTGTTAAAGATCAGCAGGTCAATACTGTAAATAAGAattgtttcttcattttcttaTCTTTATTAATAAAAGTAAACTGAAAAAGTATCCTTTGCACTTATTTACTTTAAGTCTAAAAAAATTAGATTAAACTGTACTAGTTGAATGTCGTTGCTGGGATGGAGGGCTAAACAAGTATCATAAAAATAAATGcgctttgtttgcattttaaagTGTGCCGTACGTTTGAATCAGGGGGTTCTGATACCCAACGACAATCCAAGTCTTATTCAAAGTTACTCTTTAGTCATTTCTGCCATTTATTAATTGTTCCGTTTGTGTTGCAGTCCCACTGCGCCACTAGGTGTCGCTGTGGCACTCTTTACGGAATGACTCAATTGACGAGAGTCACGTGACGAAAACACAGGAAGTAGTGTTAGCTCACAGGCTAACTGCAGCAGCGACCTCCCCGCTTATCCTGGTCGATACAGGTGGGAGTGACTCCGTAGTGACACAGAGCCAGGTGTTTATTGACAAACTTGTGATTGTTGTCCCTCTCTGTTCCCTTTAAGGTATGCCACAGAAAGATCCGTGTCAAAAGCAAGCATGTGCAATTCAACAGTGTTTACAAGGTAGAGTAAACAGTTCCATCACTTGAAAGCCGATATGTTGCGGGAGCAAATTCCACCCTTTGTCGTTACGCTGACCCCGCCCCCCTGTGCGGTCCTCGTCCTGCAGCTAACAGATACCAGGAGAGCATGTGTGAGGACGTCATCAAGGAGATGCGGCGGTGCTGCGACACTCAGGCCGGAAACTCTATCTGCTGCTCCGGGTTCAAGGACTCCAAACCCACGGAGAGCAAAAGCATTGGAAAGCTCCCTTTTGCACCCAGCATTTGATGGAGAACAGAGAAAGGGAACAttgtataaatgttttattgactCTGAACAGTGTAGACATTTTCACATGTGATTGCATAAAATGCATATTAGTAGGTCTGGGCACCTTATGTATTCGTCTAGGAATAAGTTATTGATTGCTTCACTAGCGCCTGGACCgttaaattattcatttgtaAATTCGCTATCCATGAATAATTTTCGACCGCCGCAtttccaaaaagaaaatcaataaacaTAAGGAGAGAGTTGACTATTTCTTTGACGTATAGCTGCCTATTAGAATGTAACATAACTGCATGAATTAGGCTACacgttatacacacacacaacattaacTCAGCCTCTTTCACGTCTTCCGGCCTCGTGCGTCCTTTGTGACGCAATGACGTACTGACGTCAAACGGAAATCTGAAGGAGCAATTCTTTCTGGAAATCTCTAGCCGTTTCTCGCTAGCCCGCCCCAGGTTTCTCTTTCTAAGTTTATGTTGACTTAACACAGCCCGCCGCTGCATTGAATACTAATAGCATTGTATGAAAGGTGCTGAGTTTTTGCTTAATCTGCGTTTTTGGATAGGAGGTTCGGGTTATCTTCGTTCGGCCGAGTAACTTCACGCTAGCCGAGTCATCTCCGAAGCTAACGCTGCTCGGTACTTACTGGCGTCATGTCTAGAATAGACTACAGCGTGTGGGACCACATCGAGGTGTCGGACGATGAAGATGACACGCACCCCAACATCGACACACCTAGCCTCTTCAGATGGAGACACCAGGTACACGTTAGAATGCATTTGTACTCTGTGTAGCATTGTTCCCTGTGCTTGCTCTGCTGCTGGATGCCAGTGAAGGATGTATTTTACTGGAGTGGGAACAACTGGAATAGAGACTGATATATTTCAGCTGATATCTCGGAAATGCATGGAATGTTCTTTTGACGTTAACATAACGTTAACGAAGTTGTTGATATAAGCATTAAAGGGAAACGTTGACGATGGATTTAGTTCTGCCCAGTCTTTTTAAACTTAAGGATGGGACTTGGATGACATCATTAAGCCTCCAGCTTATTGAGAAACATAGATATTTCCATAAAATTAATAGCTGGAGATGCTAAGTATTAAAATGCATGTGTTTTCATCCTTAAAAGCTGCTTGTGCTTCTAATGGCTTTGATGGTTGTGTTCTTATAAGCACCTTCTCTATCCTTCCCACATGctgaccttttttatttgtctatCTACTTTTCTAATTTCCATATTTTGTCCCCCAAGAAAGCAGCTGGTGCCTCTCTGTATATGGCGTATCCTCTAATAAAACGTACgtttaaatgaaataagttagaaatgtttagctttgtCTAATTCAAAAAGGAGTAGTCCAGCATCATCTTTCATTAAGCTGGAcatcctccgcctcctctcacTTGAAACCCTGAGGGCCGCATAAATCCCCTGCACCTGTTGTTGTGACTGATGTGATATTTGTACCTCAGGCACGTGTCGAGCGGATGGAAGACTTTGAGAAAAAAGGTGAAGAGATGAACAAGGTCCTCAGCGAATGTCGGCGTAAGCTGGCCGAGGCCCAGAAGAAAATACAAGAGCTGTCGATTTCATCCACTGATGACGCCAAAGCAGAGCTGAGCAAAGCCCAGGCCgaggagaagaagctgaaaaAAGAGGAGCGGGAATGGGAGAAGAAGTCGGCGGAACTCAGCcgggaagagaagaagatgcCGTGGAACGTCGACACGCTCAGCAAGGAGGGCTTCAGCAAGGTGAGCTCAATAAAAGGAGGGCTGgaaagttgaaaaaaataagACGCAGAGCCCGTACGTTATTTACCAACCCTTAGTTTAACAAAGCAATAAGATTTAGAATATTGTAATAAGACAGTAATGGGCAGGTCACTGTTTTAAGAATAacactgtcattatttattatttttagtatCAGCCGATTCACTAAAGATAATCAGGGTCGCTGTGGGCGACTTCCACTCTAGAGTTAACTCCCATGTACTACGCTACAAAAACAAGAGACCCATTAGCAGTAGTCTGATGTGCTGCCATTAaaaaattatttatatttaaattccaGAGGAGTTTCTGTCATTGAAATGTTCattgcttctgctgtttttttctttaaccaGTAAAAATACCAGGTGTGTCCAACCCTTTAACTGGTACTAAGTCTCTGACTCTTCCTCTGAGCTCCAGGTGATCTTTAAACCTCTTAACTTCCAGTTTGTAACCATGATTCTCTACCACTTGTCGTCTCTTTATCCTCCACAGAGCGTCGTCAACGTCAAACCTGACTCGGCTGAAGAgactgaagaagaaaaggagcatAAGCACAAAACCTTTGTGGAGAAATATGAGAagcaaatcaaacattttggTAAGGATCAGTGACATCGGTGTGTGTTGCTGGGTATCTGTATGATGGGAAAGTAGAGACGGTCCTCCACTGCTGTCTTCACTACAGGCATGATGCGACGCTGGGACGACAGCCAGAAGTACCTCTCTGACAACTCTGATCTAGTATGTGAAGAGACCGCCAACTACCTGGTCATCATGTGCATCgacctggaggtggaggaggtaaCGACGGCGGAAAAGAATGTGTACTCCTCCGTTTGGTGGGAtctaacaaagttgtactctgttcactttctttgtttttttttctttctgtagaAACACTCGTTGATGGAGCAAGTGGCTCATCAGACCATTGTCATGCAGTTCATTCTGGAGCTGGCAAAAAGCCTCAAGGTGGACCCACGCGGCTGCTTTCGACAATTCTTTGCCAAGATTAAGGTGAGTTCAATTTGTTTGGACGCTACAGAATCAAATGAGATGGTTATTTTCGCTTCTACGAAGGAAACCGAGGAACCTCAACCAGGAACTAAAGTTCTGGCTTGTGAACTTTGACAAACTATTTTTATTCAATGTTGCACTACAACTTTTTGAGTTGAGTGTCATGAAAAGGAGACATGAGCCACCGTAGTTTGGGGACTTCCTTTTTTAAGGGCCTAAACGGTTTAGTTTCCAGAGTGAGCATTAGGCAGTGTTTCCTGCTGACATGAAAATAACCACACGAAGTAGAACAAAGGCTGCTGGTGGTCGCCGAGGGAAAACACCCTCACCAGTGAGTCAGTTTCATTCGAAACGATTTATGACTATGACTTAGTGTTGCGATTTGGTGGTAGATTATTTGTGCGTTAGAATGCATCCACTGGGGCAAAACAATCCCATTAACCATTCCTCTTCATTTCTGCTGCCAATCAAAATATTCACTCTTGAATGTCCCCTCGCAGACCGCAGACCAGCAGTACCAGGATGCTTTCAACGACGAGCTGGAGTCGTTCAAGGAGCGCGTTCGCGGACGGGCGAAGATCCGCATCGAGAAGGCCATGAAGGAgtacgaggaagaggagcgacAAAAGCGCCTGGGGCCCGGGGGGCTCGACCCCGTAGAGGTGTACGAGTCTCTGCCGGCTGTGAGTTCTCGAGTTCGCACTCTGCCTtcgtgttgtgtggtgtggTTGGTTTAAAGTGCCTCACAGACATCTGTTCTTAATTACAGGAGATGCAGAAATGCTTTGACGATAAAGACATCCAAATGTTACAGGAGGTTATTAGCAAAATGGACCCAACGGTAAGTTCCCTTGTCAAAGCCTGCTGGGAAGTATGTTTCCGTATGTTCATGTCGAGCCAGTTAATAATCGTGGTTGTTTGATGTAGGAGGCGAAGGTTCACATGAAGAAGTGCATAGAATCGGGCCTCTGGGTCCCCAACTCCAAGACGGACGACGGGgatgagaaagaggaagatgctatctatgaggaggtgaaacAGGAGCCGGAAGAAACCAAGAAAGAATGACCAACATCGATCACCATGTACCTACCTACTGTATTGCGCCCCCACAATGTGTATGACTAGTTTGCCAATCATGGAACAAGGAAATAACTCCTTCAAAATGCTAAACTGAGACTCGAGGTGTTAGTGTTGAGCTATCTGCACAGCTGGCGTGGCATTAGTAACTTGAGCTTCTGCTCGTGTTAaagcttttattgtttgtttggaCATCAgctgtattcttccatgtactTGTACACACCTCTCAGTTTGTGTGGAAGTGCCTGCCTGCTTCCCTCGTGCTATCGCACGGTAGATAATGTTCTGTACTTTATCTGGGTGTGCATTTACTGAATTGGATGGACAGATTTAACCAtatttgtgattttctttttgttagaCTTTTAGGATTTGAGCGACCAATGTATTCAGATGGTTATTTCCCAGAAGTGACATTTTCTACAAACTTGCTTAACAAATGGTTGAATTATATCCAACTACTCAAACCTGATGCGTCGTAGTTTTGTCAAAACTGTCGAGGTGTGACTGCTGTACTATTCAAATCATGAAGTAAGGTAAACACAAGAGAATGAGCTGTTTAACATGGAGCGGCTGCGTCGCTGCATTGGTTCCCCAAAGAAGTATTTGGGAATTCTCAATGCATGTGACATTCAGTGTAGGTAAGTATACCAGTATATGGACTCTGGAAAATCACCACACACATCACAATACACATTAAAAGACACCGGCACACCTTAAAATACATTATGCAGATCAGTGTGGTCAGGTTACACTATTATCCTTCGATGCATTTATTCTGAAGGGGAACGTTCCAGAGctgagaaaataataataaacaaatattaAGT
This window encodes:
- the LOC119220056 gene encoding hsp90 co-chaperone Cdc37 → MSRIDYSVWDHIEVSDDEDDTHPNIDTPSLFRWRHQARVERMEDFEKKGEEMNKVLSECRRKLAEAQKKIQELSISSTDDAKAELSKAQAEEKKLKKEEREWEKKSAELSREEKKMPWNVDTLSKEGFSKSVVNVKPDSAEETEEEKEHKHKTFVEKYEKQIKHFGMMRRWDDSQKYLSDNSDLVCEETANYLVIMCIDLEVEEKHSLMEQVAHQTIVMQFILELAKSLKVDPRGCFRQFFAKIKTADQQYQDAFNDELESFKERVRGRAKIRIEKAMKEYEEEERQKRLGPGGLDPVEVYESLPAEMQKCFDDKDIQMLQEVISKMDPTEAKVHMKKCIESGLWVPNSKTDDGDEKEEDAIYEEVKQEPEETKKE
- the cmc4 gene encoding cx9C motif-containing protein 4; amino-acid sequence: MPQKDPCQKQACAIQQCLQANRYQESMCEDVIKEMRRCCDTQAGNSICCSGFKDSKPTESKSIGKLPFAPSI